Within the Tessaracoccus flavescens genome, the region CGGGATGCGCCCGCGGATGGCGCGCTGTTACTGTCTCCCGACATCGACAATGAGCGTCGAAAGGGACACACCGATGAACAAGACCCGGGCCAGCATTCTCGCGCTGATCATGATGGTGGCAGGCACTCTGCTTCCAGGCTTTGCCACCACCCAGGCTGCGGCAGACATTGACGTCTACACGACCCCTGGCACCCACACCGTCAACGGACGACAGTGGAAGACCGTCTGCAGCAAATACTCCTCCACCATCGAGCGCTGCCGCACCGAGATCTGGGCCACCCAGATCACCCTCACCAAGGGCCGCTTCACCCAGACCAACGGCTGGGCCTTCAACAACCTCACCTACAAGCCCGTCAAGCACTCACTCTGGGGCAGCAACCCCCTGGCAAACCCCGGCACCTGGACCGAGGCCGGACGCCAGTGGAAGACCGAATGCGGCACCGCCGTCACCGGCCGCGACGGCTGCCGCAGCTTCATCTACAGCACCGTCTACACCCGCAGCGGATCGGCCTACAAGGCCATCAACCAGTGGACCTTCAACAACATCGTCCGCCTGACGCCCGGGTCGGCCAACTTCGGCGCCGCGAAGCCGACGACGCCCAAGCCGACGACATCGACGAAGCGGGAACAGGCGATCAAGGAGGCACGGGATTACCTGAATGTCATGGCCTTCTCGAGGTCTGGGCTGATCGATCAGCTTGAGTACGAGGGGTACAGCACCGCTGACTCCACCTACGCTGTCGACTCGCTCAAGGTCGACTGGAGGGCGCAGGCAGTGCGGATGGCCAAGAGCTACATGAGCCACTCCGCCTTCTCACGTGTCGGTCTCATCGACCAGTTGGAGTACGAGGGTTTCAGCACCGCTGACTCCACCTACGCGGTGGACTCACTCAAGGCCGATTGGAAGGCGCAGGCTGTCCTCGTCGGCAAGGGCTACCTCAAGATGGGTGCGTTCTCGAGGGCTGGTTTGATCGATCAGCTCGAGTTCGAGGGCTTCAGCACCAGCGATGCCACGTACGGGACTGACGCGCAGAAGGCCAACTGGAATGCCCAGGCCGCACGCGCGGCGCAGGAGTATCTCGACTACGACGACGCCTTGACGAGGGCCGAAATGATCGACCAACTGATCTATGACCTCTTCACACCTGCCCAGGCCGAGTACGGCGCAACGGCCGTCGGACTCTGACCCAACCGCGAATGCCCGTCTCCCGGATGGAGGCGGGCATTCTGCGCTTGACCTTCAGGACCGGCGACTCTCTGAGGCCCCGGCACGTCCGACTCGGAGCACGGCGCAAAGACGGTCGCACCCTGAACGTCGAGTCACAGGGCGAGTAGAGACCGGCTCCTCCCGTACCGCGTCGTCTCACTTCCGGGCTCGCGGGTCACCATCCGGCCTCAACCCACGTGATCCAGTTCTCGCTTCAGCCACGCGAGCAGCGCGTCGGCCTGGAGCCTCTGGAAGGCCCGAAGCGTCGGCAGACCCGGTGGATCGGGGCGGCGGCTGACGTTGCTGAAGAAGCCGAGCGCTCCGAGCATCAGGCCGAGCACGGTGTCGCGGTCCACGTGGAAGTCGGCCATCACGCGCTCGAGCACCGCCGTCGGGTCCGGGGAGGTCGTGTCCTGCAGGTGACTCGTGGCCACCTCGATCAGGAGCAGGGCGGCGTCGATCCATTGGGCACCCCTGAAGGCCCAGGGCCAGTCGATGACGACGACCTCTCCGTCCGGCCGGACAAGGAGGTTGTCCGCCCTCAGATCGCCGTGGACTGTGTGTCGCCGTCGACCTCTGCCATGGAGCGGTCGACCCACCCGGCGAAGGCCACAAGCCGGTCCCGGAACCACGGATCGAGGTCGTCGGGAACCGGTTCGGCACCGTCGGCCCATGCGCGCACGATGCCGAACAGCCGCCACAGGGAGTCGTAGGCAGACGGTGCATCGAGGTGGCTCGGGGTCATTGCGCTGCTCAGACGGCGAAGGGCCACGAGGGCGGCGTCGAGTTCGTCAGCGCGCCAGGGGACCGTCGGTTGGCGCCCCTCCACATCCTCGATGAGGAGAGCACCACCCAGTCCTGTTCGTCGAGGCCCGCGATCAGTCGCGGCACCGGAATCCCGTCGGGCATGGAGCGCAGGTTCGCCAACTCCGCGCGGTGGATGTCGGGCGACTCGGGATTGTGTGACGGATGCACCGCCTTGAGGAAGCCCCTCGTCCCGTCGGCGCAGACGAGCCGGTCGGCCGTGCCTGGCGAGTAGCCTCCCGGCTGCGAGGTCGCGCTGACGACGGGGGACCCGAGCCGCTCGGCCACCCACGCCTTCAGCCATGCGGGAAGGTCGTCGAATCGTGCGCGTGTCATGTCTCTCCCATCCGAGATCGGGCAAGTCCACCAGCGCCGAACGCCTGCCGCAAGCCCCTAGGTTGCCCCTGGCTGCGTTCAGCCGAGCCCCGACCGCAGGCGTTCCGCGTACTCGGCGGCCTCGCCGTCCGCGTACTTCGTCCTCGGCCAGAAGAAGCCGCGCAGTCCGTCCTTGCGGCGACGCGGCACGACGTGGACGTGCAGGTGGGGCACCGACTGGCTGACGACCGTGTTGACGGCGGTGAAGCTCCCGTCGGCGGCGAGGCCGGCGACCATCGCGTCGGCGAAGCGTTGCACCTGGAGGAACAGCGGGGCGATCAGCTCAGCGGGGGCGTCGGTCAGCGTCGCGACGTGCTCGACGGGGGCCAGCAGCACGTGGCCCTTGAACACCGGCCGGTGGTCGAGGAAGGCGATGACCGTCTCGTCGCGCCAGACGACCTCGGCGTCGAGCCGCCCGGCGACGATGTCGCAGATGATGTCGGTCATGGCCGTGCCGATCAGTAGCAGTGGGATCTCCCGGCAGTCTATGGCCAGGTGCGATGACGAACGACGAAGAGGTCCGGTTCGACCACGGCCCGTTGGCGGCTGCACCAAAAGGGCGTTGCTCGGGCGCTGCCGACGGTCCCAGATCCGAACCGGCGCTGATGTCGTCCCTCTGAGGCGCGGCACCCGGTGGTCGACCCGATTCCGGAGGACCACCCGCTGAGGGGCATGGGCGGAGGTCGCGTTCGCGGAACGCTGGGAGTCGAATCGTGAGCGTCGCGGGCTCGATCGTGCCCGCGACCTGAATGGGCGGGCTGTATGAACTTCTGCGACCGCGGGCTGACCGAACCGTCGGCAAGCGGCACCCTCCGCATCGCGGCAGGGCACCGCCCACTGCGTCTGTCCGGTCACCGGTCCATCGAACGCCGCGAGCCGGTTCACCGCGCGACGAAGCGGCCAGAAAGCCGGCCGCCTCGCCCCAGCGCGAGCCTGGCCCCGAACGGAAACGAGGCATGAACATGACCACCAACACCAGTCGACCCGCGACCGACGCGGTCATCGCGCAACACAGGCAACTCACCGAGACCCTGCCCTTCGCGGACGAGCAGGACTTCGAGGACGCCCACCGTGGGTTCATCGCGGCCCTCTCCCCTGCCGTGGTGAAGGCCGCCGACGGTCGGGTGGCCTGGGACAACGACTCCTACGCCTTCCTCGACGGTGAGGCGCCGGACACGGTGAACCCGAGCCTGTGGCGGCAGTCGAAGCTCAACATCATCCAGGGCCTGTTCGAGGTGGTCCCGGGCATCTACCAGATCCGGGGTCTCGACCTTTCGGTGATGACGGTCATCGAGGGTGAGCGTGGCGTGATCGTCGTCGATCCGCTGATCTCAAGCGAGACCGCGGCGGCTGCGATGGGCCTGTACCGGGAGCACCGCGGCGACCGCCCGGTCACGGCGCCTCGCTCGAGCGAGGCCCACGCGGCCAGGTCGGCGCCGGACTCGGCCAGACGACGTCCGTGGGTTCGGTGACCCTCATCCCACCGACGGTCATCATCTCGGAGACCGGTGACGAGCTCATCGTCGACGGCGTCAAGATGATCTTCCAGGTCGCGCCCGACTCGGAGGCACCGGCCGAGTTCCACTTCCTGCTGCCCGACTTCCGCGCGCTGTGCATGGCCGAGAACGCCACCCACGTCCAGCACAACATCCTCACCATCCGCGGCGCACTGGTGCGCGACCCGCACGCGTGGGCACGCTACATCACCGACGCCAACGAGAGGTATTGTCAAATCCTGTGGATGAGCCTTCTCAGGCAGCCTGCTGGATGGCTTGGTCGGAGGGGTCTGGTTCGACGAGTTTGCCGTCTTTGAAGGTGGCGCCTGCTCGGACTTTGGCTACGAGGTGGGGTGCCCGGATCGCTCGCCACCTGTTCTGCGCGGATTGCATCAGCTTGAACGCCATCGCGATCCCAGCGGCCCGGCTGCCTGGGCCTTTCGTGACCCGCTGACGGAGCCTGACGGTCGCGAATGTCGACTCGATCGGGTTCGTGGTACGTAGATGGACCCAGTGCTCGGCGGGGTAGTCGAAGAACGCCAGCAGCACGTCGGTGTCGTCGACGATCTTGGCAGCCGCCTTGGGCCACTTGGTGCCGTAAGCGGCGGCGAACGCCTTCACAGCGGCCTTGGCGTGGGGCTTGTCTTCGGCCTGCCATATCTCCCGGATCGCGGCCAACGCACCCGGCTGGGCAGACTTCGGCAGCGCGGCCAGCACGTTGCCGGTCTTGTGCCACCAGCACCGTTGCTCCTTCGTGGCCGGGAACACGTCCCTGACGGCCTTCCAGAACCCGAGCGCCCCGTCACCGATGGCCAGGGTGGGGGCGGTCATGCCGCGGCGTTTGCAGTCCCGCAGCAGGTCCGCCCACGACTCCGAGGATTCCCGGAACCCGTCGGCCAGGGCGATCAGCTCCTTGCGGCCATCAGAGCGGACGCCGATCATGACGAGCAGGCAGACCTTGTCCTGGTCCAGACGGACCTTCAGGTGGATCCCATCGACCCACATGTAGACGTAGTCCGACCCCGCCAGGGACCGTTCGTTGAAGGCCCGGGCCTCGTCTTGCCACTGCCTGGTCAACCGGGTGATCACCGCCGGCGAGAGGCCCTTGCCGGTGCCCAGGAACTGCTCCAACGCGGGGGCGAAGTCATTGCTCGACAGGCCGTGCAGATACAACAGCGGCAGCACCTCGGCGACCTGGGCCGATTTGCGCGCCCACCTGGGCAGGATCGCCGAAGCGAACCTTGCCCGCTTACCGGTGGCCTCATCGACGCGCTTATCGTTGACCCTGGGCTGGCGGACCTCGACCGCGCCAGCGGCGGTGGTCACCAGCCGCTGGGCGTGGTAGCCGTTGCGCACCACCAGCCGGCGGCCCTGCTCGTCCACCTCCGCCTGGAACTGCTCGATGTAAGCGTCGACCTCGGCCTGCAACGCCGCAGCCAGCATCCGCCGGGCACCATCACGCACGATCTCATCAAGCACCGGCCCGTCTCCCTCTCGAGCCTCGGTCGGCTGCCCCTGGTTGGCCTCCCAGCCCTCGGGAACTACATTGGACATGGACGCACCTTCCCGGACCAACGCTTCCAACGTCGGCCCATGATCAGAATCTCTGTTACTGAAAGATCATCCCCGAGAAGGTGCGTCCCTCGCACCCCAGCCCCGGGGACCATCCACAGGATTTGATCATTCCTCCGCCAACGAACTCTTCGGCGACCAGAGCTGGGTCGACGTCGTGGCGAGACGACGCCGGAGAGGGAAGGAGAGGCCGCCGAATCGACACGACCTGAGCGGCCCTCACAGTGCAAGGTAACCCTGGGGCCACGCGCGCACCTCAGCCGCCCAGGGGCTGAGGCGCGGGTCGTCCCTCCCCGAGCGACACCACCCACGGCGCTTCCGCCGAGAGCCTGACCGCCGCCAGGGTCTAGTAGTAGTACGGGAACTTCGACCAGTCAGGCGCGCGCTTCTCGAGGAAGGAGTCGCGGCCCTCGACGGCCTCGTCGGTCATGTAGGCCAGGCGGGTCGTCTCCCCCGCGAAGATCTGCTGGCCGACCAGCCCGTCGTCGATCGCGTTGAAGGCGTACTTCAGCATGCGCTGGGCGGTGGGCGACTTTCCGCAGATCTTCGCCGCCCATTCGAGGCCGACGTCTTCGAGCCGTTCGTGGTCGATCACCCGGTTGACCATGCCCATCCGGTGGGCGTCCTCGGCGTCGTGCACGTCACCGAGGAAGAAGATCTCGCGGGCGAACTTCTGGCCGACCTGGCGGGCGAGGTAGGCCGACCCGTAGCCAGCGTCGAACGAGCCGACATCGGCGTCGGTCTGCTTGAACTTCGCGTGCTCGCGCGAGGCGAGCGTCAGGTCGGCGACGACGTGCAGCGAGTGGCCACCGCCTGCGGCCCACCCGTTGACCAGCGCGATGACGACCTTCGGCATGAACCGGATCAGGCGCTGCACCTCGAGGATGTGCAGCCGGCCGAGCTTTGCCGCATCGACGCTCTCGGACGTCTCCCCCTCGGCGTACTGGTAGCCGGCCCGTCCGCGGATGCGCTGGTCGCCACCAGAGCAGAATGCCCAGCCGCCGTCCTTCTCGGACGGCCCGTTACCCGTGAGCAGGACGCAGCCGACGTCGGACGAGGTCCGCGCGTGCTCGAGGGCCGTGTACAGCTCGTCGACGGTGTGCGGACGGAAGGCGTTGCGGACCTCAGGTCGGTCGAAGGCAATCCGCACCGCTGGCACGTCGTTGGCGCGGTGATAGGTGATGTCGGTGAAGTCGAATCCTTCGACCGGCGTCCAGAGTTCGGGGCGGAACGGGTTGGTCATGGGCCGAGCCTATCGCCGTCGCGCCTGCCCCGGCGCACCCTGACCCGGCGTCGCTGGCCACCCAAGGCCTGAGCCCGGGACGAAGTCCGTGCACAGATCTACACAGGGCGCGGGCTGTGCCAATAGAGCACGAGTCTCGCTCCTCGTAGATCTGTGCACGCCACCGCCCGCGTCGTCCGGTCACCGCGGCGGCGAGCGTGCCGAGAGGGACGCCGAGGATCGGCCACTCCCCTGCCGCTCCCGCAGCGAAGGCCGCGGCCAGGGCGGGTGAAGGCGAGCTCAGAGGTGGGTGCTGGCTCAGAAGTGGGAGCGGTACTCCGGGTGGCGGACGGCCTCGCCTACGCGATCGGGGAAGTCGGTGATGATGGCGTCGACGCCCAGGTTCTTGAGCCGGATCGCGTCCTCGTCACGGTTGACGGTCCACGGGTTGACCTTGATGCCCTTCTCGTCGGAGAGCCAGACGTAGTTCGGCTGCTGGAGCGCCTGATAGGCGGGGTTGATCGCGCCAGCGCCGAACCAGTCGGCGTAGAGCCACGGGTCGTAGAGCCCGTCACTGATCAGCAGCGCGATGTTGTCCTTCGCGACCCGGCCACGCAGGTTGGCTAGCGAGAAGTGGTTGAAGGAGGAGTAGACGACCTGGTCCTCCATCCCCATCTCCTGCACGATCCGCAGCACCTCGTCCTCCATGCCCGGGTACAACTCGACCGAGTTCTTCAGTTCGATGTTGACCGTCATGGACGTGGGCCGGAACACGTCGAGCGCGTCACGCAGCGTCGGGATCTTGACGTTGCGCCGCCCGGCGAAGCCGTTGGTGAGGTCGCAGCGGCGCAGTTCCTCAAGCGTCAGGTCGACGACCCGGCCGACGCCGTTGGAGGTGCGGTTGATCGTCTCGTCATGGATGACGACGATGTGCCCGTCCGCGCTGCGCTGCACGTCGATCTCGACGCCGTCGGCCTTCATCTGGACGGCGACCTCGAAGGCGGGGACGGTGTTCTCGGGGGCATAGGCACACGCGCCACGATGGGCCCAGATAGCAGTCACGCGTCCCATCCAACCATCCCCCGACCGGATGCGCACGCCACCTCCCGGAGCGCCGTTCGTGGTACCTCACTGTCAAGTCCCCGCGAAATGGTAGGCCTTACCTCAGATATTTTTCCCCGCGAAAACAAGGGTTAGCTGGCCCGGGTTTTGAGGCCGGCGGGGTCGGGTGCCTTCCATGCGATGTGTTGTTCGAGACGGGCTGTCGAGGTATTGTCAAATCCTGTGGATGAGCCTTCTCAGGCAGCCTGCTGGATGGCTTGGTCGGAGGGGTCTGGTTCGACGAGTTTGCCGTCTTTGAAGGTGGCGCCTGCTCGGACTTTGGCTACGAGGTGGGGTGCCCGGATCGCTCGCCACCTGTTCTGCGCGGATTGCATCAGCTTGAACGCCATCGCGATCCCAGCGGCCCGGCTGCCTGGGCCTTTCGTGACCCGCTGACGGAGCCTGACGGTCGCGAATGTCGACTCGATCGGGTTCGTGGTACGTAGATGGACCCAGTGCTCGGCGGGGTAGTCGAAGAACGCCAGCAGCACGTCGGTGTCGTCGACGATCTTGGCAGCCGCCTTGGGCCACTTGGTGCCGTAAGCGGCGGCGAACGCCTTCACAGCGGCCTTGGCGTGGGACTTGTCTTCGGCCTGCCATATCTCCCGGATCGCGGCCAACGCACCCGGCTGGGCAGACTTCGGCAGCGCGGCCAGCACGTTGCCGGTCTTGTGCCACCAGCACCGTTGCTCCTTCGTGGCCGGGAACACGTCCCTGACGGCCTTCCAGAACCCGAGCGCCCCGTCACCGATGGCCAGGGTGGGGGCGGTCATGCCGCGGCGTTTGCAGTCCCGCAGCAGGTCCGCCCACGACTCCGAGGATTCCCGGAACCCGTCGGCCAGGGCGATCAGCTCCTTGCGGCCATCAGAGCGGACGCCGATCATGACGAGCAGGCAGACCTTGTCCTGGTCCAGACGGACCTTCAGGTGGATCCCATCGACCCACATGTAGACGTAGTCCGACCCCGCCAGGGACCGTTCGTTGAAGGCCCGGGCCTCGTCTTGCCACTGCCTGGTCAACCGGGTGATCACCGCCGGCGAGAGGCCCTTGCCGGTGCCCAGGAACTGCTCCAACGCGGGGGCGAAGTCATTGCTCGACAGGCCGTGCAGATACAACAGCGGCAGCACCTCGGCGACCTGGGCCGATTTGCGCGCCCACCTGGGCAGGATCGCCGAAGCGAACCTTGCCCGCTTACCGGTGGCCTCATCGACGCGCTTATCGTTGACCCTGGGCTGGCGGACCTCGACCGCGCCAGCGGCGGTGGTCACCAGCCGCTGGGCGTGGTAGCCGTTGCGCACCACCAGCCGGCGGCCCTGCTCGTCCACCTCCGCCTGGAACTGCTCGATGTAAGCGTCGACCTCGGCCTGCAACGCCGCAGCCAGCATCCGCCGGGCACCATCACGCACGATCTCATCAAGCACCGGCCCGTCTCCCTCTCGAGCCTCGGTCGGCTGCCCCTGGTTGGCCTCCCAGCCCTCGGGAACTACATTGGACATGGACGCACCTTCCCGGACCAACGCTTCCAACGTCGGCCCATGATCAGAATCTCTGTTACTGAAAGATCATCCCCGAGAAGGTGCGTCCCTCGCACCCCAGCCCCCGGGGACCATCCACAGGATTTGATCATTCCTCCGGGCTGTCTTTCGGCCTGCGAGTCGGGTGAGCTCCTGTTGGATCTCGGTGATGCGTCGTTGCATTGCGACGGGTTTGAGGGTGGCCTTGTAGGCGGCTAGTTCTGTTTCCTGGGCGGGGTTGAGGACCCCGGCGGCCAGGAGCCTCTGGTAGGGGGAGCGTGGCTTGTCGTAGAGGCGTTTGCGGCGCCCTACGGTGTCGGTGGCCCAGCCTTCGGGTTTCTTCGTGGGGGTGAAGAAGTTGAGCCGGTCGTTGACCAGCGGCCATAGCTGGTTGAGTAACGCGAGTTCGGTGGCGGTGTCGTAGCGGTGGTAGAAGCCGTAGCGGCGCACGAGGTGGTTGTTCTTCGATTCGATGGTGGCTTGATCGTTTTTCTTGTAAGGCCGCGACCGGGTGAAGAACACCTCTCGTTGGCCGGCCCAGCCGATCAGGTCGTGGTTGATGAACTCCGAGCCGTTGTCACAATCGATCCCGGTGACCGCGAACGGGACCTGGGCGATGAAGTGGTCGAACGCGGTCCGGATGTGGAGGTGGGCGTTGTTGCGGATGGAGTAGGTGAAGCTCCAGCCGGTGTGCATGTCGGTGAAGTTCACGCTGCGGGCGAACTCGCCCTTCAGCGTGGGGCCGCAGTGGGCCACGGTGTCGACTTCGAAGAACCCGGGTTCGGCTTCGACCTCGTCACCGGCTTTACGCACGGTGATCGAGTTTCGTAGCAGGCTGCCGGGCTTGGTGGCGGTCTTTCCTCGGATCGGGTCCTTCGCCCGCGCCGGTGCGAGGTACCGGTCGATCGTGGCCGCCGACATCGATTCCAGCTCGGCCCTGACCTCGGCGCTGTAACGGTCCTGGCTAGGCACCAGTTCGCCTTCGGCTTCCATCGCATCGATCAGATCGCTCATGGATGCGGCGAGGTACTGCCCGCAGCTGCCCCCCGAGGCCGCCCATACCCGCTGCAGGATCAGCCTGGCGTCGTAGGAGTACTTACACGCCTTGGTCTTGCGCCGATCGATCACCGCGACCGTCGCGGTGGCCCGTCCCGGGGCCTGTTTCAACCGGGCCACCAACTGCTGGCGGGCATGGTCACGGTTCCAGCCGGTGATCTCGACCACGTGGTCGAGGATCTGGGACTTGCCCTTCTTCGGGGCCGCGGCATAGGCCTTGGCGTACTTCTTCGTGATCTCGACTCGGGCTGCCATCGACAGCTTCTCTCCAACCTCCACACCCCATCGTGGCCGGCCACTGTTTCCCGGGGAAAAGTATGTGAGGTACGGCCCCTTCGTTCGCGGGGACTATGTATGAGTGTCGTCGTCGTTCGTGGTACCTCACTGTCAAGTCCCCGCGAAATGGTAGGCCTTACCTCAGATATTTTTCCCCGCGAAAACAAGGGTTAGCTGGCCCGGGTTTTGAGGCCGGCGGGGTCGGGTGCCTTCCATGCGATGTGTTGTTCGAGACGGGCTGTCTTTCGGCCTGCGAGTCGGGTGAGCTCCTGTTGGATCTCGGTGATGCGTCGTTGCATTGCGACGGGTTTGAGGGTGGCCTTGTAGGCGGCTAGTTCTGTTTCCTGGGCGGGGTTGAGGACCCCGGCGGCCAGGAGCCTCTGGTAGGGGGAGCGTGGCTTGTCGTAGAGGCGTTTGCGGCGCCCTACGGTGTCGGTGGCCCAGCCTTCGGGTTTCTTCGTGGGGGTGAAGAAGTTGAGCCGGTCGTTGACCAGCGGCCATAGCTGGTTGAGTAACGCGAGTTCGGTGGCGGTGTCGTAGCGGTGGTAGAAGCCGTAGCGGCGCACGAGGTGGTTGTTCTTCGATTCGATGGTGGCTTGATCGTTTTTCTTGTAAGGCCGCGACCGGGTGAAGAACACCTCTCGTTGGCCGGCCCAGCCGATCAGGTCGTGGTTGATGAACTCCGAGCCGTTGTCACAATCGATCCCGGTGACCGCGAACGGGACCTGGGCGATGAAGTGGTCGAACGCGGTCCGGATGTGGAGGTGGGCGTTGTTGCGGATGGAGTAGGTGAAGCTCCAGCCGGTGTGCATGTCGGTGAAGTTCACGCTGCGGGCGAACTCGCCCTTCAGCGTGGGGCCGCAGTGGGCCACGGTGTCGACTTCGAAGAACCCGGGTTCGGCTTCGACCTCGTCACCGGCTTTACGCACGGTGATCGAGTTTCGTAGCAGGCTGCCGGGCTTGGTGGCGGTCTTTCCTCGGATCGGGTCCTTCGCCCGCGCCGGTGCGAGGTACCGGTCGATCGTGGCCGCCGACATCGATTCCAGCTCGGCCCTGACCTCGGCGCTGTAACGGTCCTGGCTAGGCACCAGTTCGCCTTCGGCTTCCATCGCATCGATCAGATCGCTCATGGATGCGGCGAGGTACTGCCCGCAGCTGCCCCCCGAGGCCGCCCATACCCGCTGCAGGATCAGCCTGGCGTCGTAGGAGTACTTACACGCCTTGGTCTTGCGCCGATCGATCACCGCGACCGTCGCGGTGGCCCGTCCCGAAGCCTGTTTCAACCGGGCCACCAACTGCTGGCGGGCATGGTCACGGTTCCAGCCGGTGATCTCGACCACGTGGTCGAGGATCTGGGACTTGCCCTTCTTCGGGGCCGCGGCATAGGCCTTGGCGTACTTCTTCGTGATCTCGACTCGGGCTGCCATCGACAGCTTCTCTCCAACCTCCACACCCCATCGTGGCCGGCCACTGTTTCCCGGGGAAAAGTATGTGAGGTACGGCCCCTTCGTTCGCGGGGACTATGTATGAGTGTCGTCGTCGTTTTGCCGAACTCTGTCCGGTTGCGTATAGTTGTGTCTCGCCCAAGCGCTCGTGGCTCAACGGATAGAGCATCTGACTACGGATCAGAAGGTTGGGGGTTCGAATCCCTCCGAGCGCGCCAGCAAAAGGCCTAGCCAAATGCTTGATGCAAAAGATCGGGACTCCCTCGGGAGTCCCTTTTCGCGTTCATGGGGGCAACCAGCTCGGGAACAGCTTTCGAGCCCGATTATCCCGGCCCGCCCCCGCCAGCGTTCGGCGTCGTCCCGACGGCGCCCTCACCCGAGGGCGTCCCGACCCAGGGAGGACGAACATGGCACGCAAGCGCGGCAACGGCGACGATTCGATCTACAAGAGCGGCGGCCGCTGGTACGTCCAAGGCTCCATCGACGAGGGCGATCGCACGGTCAGGCGCAAGGTCAGCGCAACCACCAAGACCGCAGCACTGGCCAAGTGGGCCGAGCGCAGGGCGGACGCGGCGCGCGGAGCTCAGCGCCACAGCGAGTACAAGACCGTCGGCGAACTGCTGCAGCACTGGATCGACGTACGCTCCCTGGAACTGCGCTACACCACCGTGACCGGCTACCGGCACTCGATCGCGAGCCACCTCATCCCCTACCTCGGAGCGATGGAGCTCAAGGCCGTGACCGCTGCGAGCGTCGAACACTGGCAGTATCAGCTCAGCGCAGGGAAGAAGCTGTCCTACTCCGCCGTCCATCAGGCACGAGTGATCCTGAAGCAGGCCTTCGACATGGCGGTCAGGCACAGGGTCCTGGCGGGCAACCCCGTCACCATCGCACGCGCACCCAAGAAGAAGGCGACCCGCATCGACCCCATGACAGAGGCGCAAGCACAGCAACTGCTGCGATCCATCGCTCACGACGACGCCCACGCCCGGGTCCGGGTCCTACTGGCCATCACCCTCGGGCTGCGCCAGGGCGAACTCCTTGCCCTGCGCTGGAAGGACCTCGACCTGACCTCCTCCGAGCCGCACCTTGTCGTTCGCGCCAGCCTCCAACGCCAAACAGGCAAAGGCCTCGTGCGGGTCGAAC harbors:
- a CDS encoding Ltp family lipoprotein, with amino-acid sequence MNKTRASILALIMMVAGTLLPGFATTQAAADIDVYTTPGTHTVNGRQWKTVCSKYSSTIERCRTEIWATQITLTKGRFTQTNGWAFNNLTYKPVKHSLWGSNPLANPGTWTEAGRQWKTECGTAVTGRDGCRSFIYSTVYTRSGSAYKAINQWTFNNIVRLTPGSANFGAAKPTTPKPTTSTKREQAIKEARDYLNVMAFSRSGLIDQLEYEGYSTADSTYAVDSLKVDWRAQAVRMAKSYMSHSAFSRVGLIDQLEYEGFSTADSTYAVDSLKADWKAQAVLVGKGYLKMGAFSRAGLIDQLEFEGFSTSDATYGTDAQKANWNAQAARAAQEYLDYDDALTRAEMIDQLIYDLFTPAQAEYGATAVGL
- a CDS encoding phosphotransferase, encoding MGRPLHGRGRRRHTVHGDLRADNLLVRPDGEVVVIDWPWAFRGAQWIDAALLLIEVATSHLQDTTSPDPTAVLERVMADFHVDRDTVLGLMLGALGFFSNVSRRPDPPGLPTLRAFQRLQADALLAWLKRELDHVG
- a CDS encoding HIT family protein, translating into MTDIICDIVAGRLDAEVVWRDETVIAFLDHRPVFKGHVLLAPVEHVATLTDAPAELIAPLFLQVQRFADAMVAGLAADGSFTAVNTVVSQSVPHLHVHVVPRRRKDGLRGFFWPRTKYADGEAAEYAERLRSGLG
- a CDS encoding MBL fold metallo-hydrolase; protein product: MTTNTSRPATDAVIAQHRQLTETLPFADEQDFEDAHRGFIAALSPAVVKAADGRVAWDNDSYAFLDGEAPDTVNPSLWRQSKLNIIQGLFEVVPGIYQIRGLDLSVMTVIEGERGVIVVDPLISSETAAAAMGLYREHRGDRPVTAPRSSEAHAARSAPDSARRRPWVR
- a CDS encoding IS256 family transposase translates to MSNVVPEGWEANQGQPTEAREGDGPVLDEIVRDGARRMLAAALQAEVDAYIEQFQAEVDEQGRRLVVRNGYHAQRLVTTAAGAVEVRQPRVNDKRVDEATGKRARFASAILPRWARKSAQVAEVLPLLYLHGLSSNDFAPALEQFLGTGKGLSPAVITRLTRQWQDEARAFNERSLAGSDYVYMWVDGIHLKVRLDQDKVCLLVMIGVRSDGRKELIALADGFRESSESWADLLRDCKRRGMTAPTLAIGDGALGFWKAVRDVFPATKEQRCWWHKTGNVLAALPKSAQPGALAAIREIWQAEDKPHAKAAVKAFAAAYGTKWPKAAAKIVDDTDVLLAFFDYPAEHWVHLRTTNPIESTFATVRLRQRVTKGPGSRAAGIAMAFKLMQSAQNRWRAIRAPHLVAKVRAGATFKDGKLVEPDPSDQAIQQAA
- a CDS encoding 1,4-dihydroxy-2-naphthoyl-CoA synthase, translating into MTNPFRPELWTPVEGFDFTDITYHRANDVPAVRIAFDRPEVRNAFRPHTVDELYTALEHARTSSDVGCVLLTGNGPSEKDGGWAFCSGGDQRIRGRAGYQYAEGETSESVDAAKLGRLHILEVQRLIRFMPKVVIALVNGWAAGGGHSLHVVADLTLASREHAKFKQTDADVGSFDAGYGSAYLARQVGQKFAREIFFLGDVHDAEDAHRMGMVNRVIDHERLEDVGLEWAAKICGKSPTAQRMLKYAFNAIDDGLVGQQIFAGETTRLAYMTDEAVEGRDSFLEKRAPDWSKFPYYY
- a CDS encoding glycerophosphodiester phosphodiesterase, yielding MTAIWAHRGACAYAPENTVPAFEVAVQMKADGVEIDVQRSADGHIVVIHDETINRTSNGVGRVVDLTLEELRRCDLTNGFAGRRNVKIPTLRDALDVFRPTSMTVNIELKNSVELYPGMEDEVLRIVQEMGMEDQVVYSSFNHFSLANLRGRVAKDNIALLISDGLYDPWLYADWFGAGAINPAYQALQQPNYVWLSDEKGIKVNPWTVNRDEDAIRLKNLGVDAIITDFPDRVGEAVRHPEYRSHF
- a CDS encoding IS256 family transposase, coding for MSNVVPEGWEANQGQPTEAREGDGPVLDEIVRDGARRMLAAALQAEVDAYIEQFQAEVDEQGRRLVVRNGYHAQRLVTTAAGAVEVRQPRVNDKRVDEATGKRARFASAILPRWARKSAQVAEVLPLLYLHGLSSNDFAPALEQFLGTGKGLSPAVITRLTRQWQDEARAFNERSLAGSDYVYMWVDGIHLKVRLDQDKVCLLVMIGVRSDGRKELIALADGFRESSESWADLLRDCKRRGMTAPTLAIGDGALGFWKAVRDVFPATKEQRCWWHKTGNVLAALPKSAQPGALAAIREIWQAEDKSHAKAAVKAFAAAYGTKWPKAAAKIVDDTDVLLAFFDYPAEHWVHLRTTNPIESTFATVRLRQRVTKGPGSRAAGIAMAFKLMQSAQNRWRAIRAPHLVAKVRAGATFKDGKLVEPDPSDQAIQQAA